The sequence below is a genomic window from Anaerocolumna chitinilytica.
GAACTAGTGTTAGCAAGGGTTTAAGCTAGTAAGAACTTAATGTAGCATGAACTTAAGATAGATTCTAAAAGAAAAGAGATTAAATATATATGGACTTGTGTCTATGTTATTGACACAAGTCCATATTTTCCAACTATTATTTTTTTGCTAATCCACATTATTACTTCGTTTCGGGATAAGACTTAATCATATTAGGTTTTAACCTTTCGGGAATTTCGTATGATTTTTTATGAATAAAATTCACAAGTATCTTATTACCGAGTGCATCTACTTTATAAATAATTTCATCATCTCCTATTGGAATATGTGGACCTATAACTGGGGTTGTCTCAAATGTAATGTAAACATTTACTGGTTCGCCCTCTTTTTTAATATCTTTAATTTTAAATTCATAATTAAAATATTCTATCGGATACGAATCTGGAAAATAATTATCATAAAAATTACTGCTATCGGCGATGATATTGTCCATAAATAAGGCAATGATTAATTCATCTTTTATTTCAGACTCGGTAGTTGACCTGACACTAAATGTTGGTATGGTGTGATTTAAATAATAAAAAACCATTTCAAAGAGTAATATACCCGATAAAACTAGTATGACGATAAAATTACATTTTTTACCATGCTTCATAACTTCACCTTGAATCTATTCATTGCAATATATTAAAGCCTAAAATAAATATTCGCGTATACTATTGCATTTTTTATTGCGGCCATGTAGCCAGCTTTATAGAGTTGCATGCCTTTGTTTTTAACTCACACTTGAGCATCTACTATTGTTTCACAACCTAAACAATTTATTTACGACAGATACTTTTTAGATGCACTTATCTAAGAAATATTATGCTATAAGCATGATTTCAACTCATCAAATTAGGGCAGTAAAGAGACATTTCAATTATCTGTATTTAATGTTATAAAATGCTGTAAAAATATGAAAAAAATATATAACTTCCCAGTTGTATTTTCAGAGAATCAGGCGTATATTTAGGTAGTAACTTAATTGTCACAAAATAGCAAATAATGTGACAAAATACGTAGAAGGAAGTGGAAGGTAATATGGAACTTATTTGGTTAGCATGTATTGTATTAGGTGCAATTCTTGTATTTTACCTCTTAATTTTTGTTATTCTCGGGCTTAGGGTTATTTCCTCTGACCAGGTAGCAGTGGTGGAGAAATGGTGGAGTTTTAAAGGGTCCTTAAAGGATTCTATTATTGCATTAAACGGTGAAGCCGGTTATGCACCCATGCTGCTTCGTGGTGGTATACATTTTAAAACAGCTTTAATGTACAAGATTCATAAATATCCTTTGATTACAATTCCGCAAGGTCAGATAGCATACATATTCGCTCGTGACGGTAAGCCACTGGAACCGACACAGACCTTAGGTAAAGTAATCCCTGAAGCTAATAACTTTCAGGATGTAACAGGCTTCTTAAAAAATGGAGGCCAGAGAGGCCCTCAAAGAGGTATCTTAAGAGAAGGTACCTATGCAATTAACCTGGCACAGTTTATTGTTATTACACCTACAGATATAAAAGCAGTCTTTAACAGTTCGAAGAGTGAGCGTATGGAGCTGGTTACCATGCAAAAGACTCTCTTGGACCGCAACGCCTTCAGCCCTGTTATTATTATGGGACAGGGGGCTGAAGCTAGCGATGTTATGGGAATTGTTACTGTTCATGACGGCCCTTCCCTCCAGGAAGGAGAGATTATCGCTCCGTATGTGGGAGAAGCCCATGCAAGCTTCCAGGACCCTGAGAAATTCCTGGCATTAAGCGGCAGAAGAGGTAAGCAAATACAGGTATTGACAGATGGTACCTATTATATCAACCGTTTATTTGCAACAGTAGAATACCGTGCTAAAACTGTAGTACCTATCGGTTTTGTAGGTGTTGTAGTATCTTTCTTTGGTAAAGAAGGAGTAGATACCACCGGTGAGAACTATAAGCATGGCGAACTGGTTGGCGAAGGCTGCAAGGGTGTTCTTGAAAAACCGTTAATGCCCGGTAAATATGCTTTTAATACCGATGCCGGTAAAGTTGTACTTGTACCGACTACGAATATCATCTTAAAATGGAATAAGTCAGAAGTCGGTTCCCATAAATACGATGAAAATCTGACAGAAGTGGATATTATAACGAAAGATGCCTTTGAACCTTCACTGCCGTTATCAGTAGTTATGCATATTGATTATAAGCAGGCTCCATGGGTTATCCAGCGTTTTGGTGACATCAATATGTTGGTTAACCAGTCTCTTGATCCTCTGGTAAGTGCTTACTTTAAAGATGTCGCCCAGACAAAGACCTTAATTGAACTTATTCAGGAGCGTAGTGAAATCCGTGAAAGAGCATTGGGAGAGATGTTAGAAAAATTCCATAAATACAACCTGCAATTGGAGGAAGTTCTGATTGGTACTCCCAAATCCCCTACTTCCGATATACAGATTGAAAATATCCTTACGCAGCTCAGAGAAAGACAGATTGCCGAAGAAAAGAAGGTTACTTACCAGAAGCAGCAGTCAGCAGCAGAAAGTGAGAAATCCCTTCGTGAAGCCCAGGCAGTTGCTGAACAGCAGAGCTTCCTGACAAAGTCTAAGATTCAGATTGATATTGAGCGAAATAACGGTGCTGCTCTTGCCAGCAAGGCAGAACAGGAAGCAAACCAGATTATCGCTCTTGCAAAGGCTAATGCCTCAAGAATTACGCTGGAAGGCGAGGCGGAAGCTTCCAAGGAAAGTAATGTCGGTCTTGCAAAGGCCAGAGCAATTGATGCACAGGTTAAAGCTTATGGCGGAGCAGAATTCCGTGTTATTCAGGAAGTAACCGATAAGCTCTCCGATGCTGTGAAGACTGCCAAAGTAGATATTGTACCTAAGACCGTGGTAAATATGGGAGAAGGTGACGGTAAAGGAAATGGCAGTACCATCATAGATACCCTATTAAGATTCATTACCATGGAGAAATTGGGCGTATCATTAGGTAATACGGCTGAGAAACCCTGGAGCGAAGATCTGGATGTTGCAGCCGCTGCAAAAGAAACCGCTGCCAAAGAAGCTGCAGCAGCAGAAAGTACTGTAATAGAAAATCAGGAATAGGTAAGTTTTATTTCTATTTAATCATATTAATCATAAGCAATACGGTTTCTCATTATTATACAAGAAACCGTATTGCTTTTTTGTGTTTTATTGGGATTATACGTATTATACGGTGGGCAAGAATAATTATAATGTAAAAGTCTTTATGAATTACCCAGTAAATACAGTATAATTATGTATTACATATAAACAGTTGATGTAGTACAAATTATGGAGGATACTTATGGAATTGAAAAAAGTTGAAATTCGCCCTTATAGCGATATAGATATGGCTAATTTTATAAGAATGTTTTGTAGCTATTTTAGAACTGATTTTAAGTATGATATATCCGATAAGAAGTCAGAGGAGTTATGCAATAAAATAGCAGATAGCGTTATGACAGGGGTTACAGCATTAGATATGTTAGCAGTTAATGGAGAATTAGTTGGTTTTATCAGCTATCAGGTTGATAGTCAAAAGAGTGATTGGTGTGAACGTGAGGGTTGGGGATTTATCAGAGAAATGTACATTAGTCATAACATGCGGAGAAAAGGGCTTGGGTCAATTTTAGTTGATCATGCAGAAATGATGCTTTACGACAAGGGTACTAAGCATATTTATCTTACTTCAGATGAAGCAGGTGAATTCTGGCGTTCCTGCGGATATACAGAAACCAAAAGCTTGAGTACTATCAATCATGACCCGATTTATGAAAAGTAAAATTATAATTCATCCATTAGGCTGAACTGTAATACAGAATAAAAATAATTAGTACCTTTACTTGCACTGTGGATGAAATAGGACTATAGTTAAGTTGCGACCTTACAGAATTAAGCAGCTTTTGGTATCAATAATGCTTAATATTATATTTTGTAAGATTACAAATTATAAGAAAGAAGGAGCAGCATAATGAGTGAAGAAAGAACGGTTGAGAAAATTCAGAAACTGACGGAAAAGAGAAAGACAGAAAAGGTTGAACAATTCCTTCACGATAAGGATGTAGAAGTTGTTAAAGCAGCGATAGCAGGGCTTGCCATTATTCGGGATGAAAAGTCGTTTAATCTGCTTAGCAAGTTGATAGATCATGAAAATCTAGAAATCAGGAAAGCAGCAATTGTTGCTTTTGCTAACACTGGAACAGAACAGGCCAGAAGTTTTTTACAGCTTCTTTTATCCAAGGAAACGGACGAGAGCGTAAAGGAAGTTACATCAAAAGCACTACGTGAATTTAAATTAAAATAGAACAGATGGGACACTTAATACTTTATTTGGGCTTATGAATAAAAATATAGTAAACCCCCTCTGCCAATTAGCAAGAATTCGCTTATTGGCAGAGGGGGTTATTATAACGGGAAAAATTAATGACAATGTTTTATTACTAAATACTTGACATATAAAATTAGGTAATATATTATCTATATAGGTAATGTGTTATCTATTTAAAAGGGCAACATAATAAGCTTTACCGCTTTGGTACGGAGCATTTTATTTC
It includes:
- a CDS encoding DUF3888 domain-containing protein, whose amino-acid sequence is MKHGKKCNFIVILVLSGILLFEMVFYYLNHTIPTFSVRSTTESEIKDELIIALFMDNIIADSSNFYDNYFPDSYPIEYFNYEFKIKDIKKEGEPVNVYITFETTPVIGPHIPIGDDEIIYKVDALGNKILVNFIHKKSYEIPERLKPNMIKSYPETK
- a CDS encoding SPFH domain-containing protein; this translates as MELIWLACIVLGAILVFYLLIFVILGLRVISSDQVAVVEKWWSFKGSLKDSIIALNGEAGYAPMLLRGGIHFKTALMYKIHKYPLITIPQGQIAYIFARDGKPLEPTQTLGKVIPEANNFQDVTGFLKNGGQRGPQRGILREGTYAINLAQFIVITPTDIKAVFNSSKSERMELVTMQKTLLDRNAFSPVIIMGQGAEASDVMGIVTVHDGPSLQEGEIIAPYVGEAHASFQDPEKFLALSGRRGKQIQVLTDGTYYINRLFATVEYRAKTVVPIGFVGVVVSFFGKEGVDTTGENYKHGELVGEGCKGVLEKPLMPGKYAFNTDAGKVVLVPTTNIILKWNKSEVGSHKYDENLTEVDIITKDAFEPSLPLSVVMHIDYKQAPWVIQRFGDINMLVNQSLDPLVSAYFKDVAQTKTLIELIQERSEIRERALGEMLEKFHKYNLQLEEVLIGTPKSPTSDIQIENILTQLRERQIAEEKKVTYQKQQSAAESEKSLREAQAVAEQQSFLTKSKIQIDIERNNGAALASKAEQEANQIIALAKANASRITLEGEAEASKESNVGLAKARAIDAQVKAYGGAEFRVIQEVTDKLSDAVKTAKVDIVPKTVVNMGEGDGKGNGSTIIDTLLRFITMEKLGVSLGNTAEKPWSEDLDVAAAAKETAAKEAAAAESTVIENQE
- a CDS encoding GNAT family N-acetyltransferase — encoded protein: MELKKVEIRPYSDIDMANFIRMFCSYFRTDFKYDISDKKSEELCNKIADSVMTGVTALDMLAVNGELVGFISYQVDSQKSDWCEREGWGFIREMYISHNMRRKGLGSILVDHAEMMLYDKGTKHIYLTSDEAGEFWRSCGYTETKSLSTINHDPIYEK
- a CDS encoding HEAT repeat domain-containing protein, encoding MSEERTVEKIQKLTEKRKTEKVEQFLHDKDVEVVKAAIAGLAIIRDEKSFNLLSKLIDHENLEIRKAAIVAFANTGTEQARSFLQLLLSKETDESVKEVTSKALREFKLK